ATGTTGGAAAATTCCTGCATCATAGTCAATGACCATCAAAGCGTTAAACTTTATTTCTGAATCTAAATCGAGATAATTGTCAGTGAAGTTGAGACTGAATTGATCTGTTGTACCGGTAAGCTTTTCTCCAATCCAGGTCACCCCTGAATGAAGTTGATTGTGTAGCTCAGATTCATGATAAATACGTTTCTCATACGCGGTGATGGTGTGTGTTGCATCCAGAGTTGATTCTTGAAGCACACTGACAGTGTTGGCAGTCTGATTATCCTGATCAGGGATGCATAACCAATAGAAGCGTTGATTCCCATAGAGATGTGTAAAATTATTGCTTTTGAATTGACCATTCAGAGCTTGGGCAAAAAAGAGAATTTCATCATCTCCACTCATTACGCCATCCTCCAGGCCCTGGGTTTTCATGCTGATGGCTTTCAGGTTATCTGGCATGGGATCCGTGTTGCTCAACTCAAAGGGTAGGGATTGACCTTCATAATAGGGGGCATAAACTTGCCAGCTAAGGGGGTTTGAATCAGGCACATTTCCAGGAAAAGAACTGGCATTGATACGTTGAATGCCCATTTCATTGATTGGGAAGCGAAACCATTGACCGGTAGGCAGGGAACTGGCAATTCGATGCAGGCTTTGCGGCTCAATTTTGGCCCAATTTGATGCCATCTGCGAATTGAGGTAGGTCGAGACAAGATCGCTATCCTGTATCCGACCCCCAGTGATATTGTCTGGGAAAATCAGTCTGAAACTGATGTTATCCAGTCGTTGACCTGGTTCTGCATAGGGCATGATTAAGATTCTGGCTGTATTGAATGCCCGAAAATCCTCCGCAGAGATGACATTGATAATTTGTGAGCTTTGGAGAAGTGGCAAATCCATATCGCTATGGAGATCGCTGTTCTGAATTTTACCGGGTAGTCGTGAATCCTGACTGGATTGTGAATAAATAATCTCAACTTCTGGAAGGGTTCCATCTGGAGGTAATAGAATTGGGATACTAAAAACAGGGTGAATTTTTTCCTGTTCAGGATGAAATGCAAATTTGGCATCAGCCCAACGGGGGAGTTGGATAATGTTTCCATCAATCTCGTATTCAGATAATTGTGGGATCTCAATCTTCAAGTCTATGGTCATACTATGTTTCTGTACCTGTGAAATTGATAGGTCCATGCCTGCGAGAGAGGTGGCGAGTACGATTAATGCAAATAGTTTATTCATGAATTCCTAAACGTAAATCCAAGGGGATTGTTCCTCAGTCATATTTGGTAATAATAATTGAAAAGTCACCTCCACAAAGGGAAATGATGCACAAACAGAATTATAAGTGGATAGAATATTAATTAGGGTCTGTCCATAAAGTAAGTTTTTAATAGCTGCTACTACAGCTTTTCACAACGAATCTGTCTACACCCTATGGGTTTCGATAGACAAATTTGACGAATATTGCGAAATAGCATTAAATGTTTTCGTGAATTTTGTCAAATTTGTTGTGAAAGAAGCGTTTAAAGACAAACTCTAATTAGAGTGATTGAACCAGCGAGGCTCCGATGAAAATTTCAACTCGACGATTGATTTCACGTCCGGCCTGGGTTGAGTTGTCGCCAATGGGTTGAAATTCACCAAATCCACCAATGGCAAAAATAGAAGCTGGAAGACCGGTACGCTCCTGGAGTTGGATCATGATTGATTGAGCTCTGGCTGCACTTAACTCCCAATTGTCTCGATAGAGTGCGTTGCGGGTCAGAGGCATATCATCTGTGTGACCTTCAATTCGAATTTCTACCTGCCAGCGCAAACCTGATGATTCCAGCTCTTTCAAGAATGCTGCATGCTCGGTATCCAGAAGATGGAAGATGTGAAGATTCTGGATGGAGGCGGCCACAGCATCCAGCTGGTAGAGGTGAGTGCTAACTGGCTGAGCGGAAGCAACCTCAAAAAGTCTTGGATCCTTCAGTGTGATTTGTACACCCTTTGAATTGCGGCTGACTGAAATTTCTTCAATCCCAGCATTATCCATGGCTACCTGGACTTCTCCAGAAGCCTCATCGAGACGATCATTCACCCAGGCATGCACCTTGTTTATCTGACCAGCTCGCACGGTGATCATCATGATAAAGAAACAGATTAACAGGGTAACTGTATCCCCATATGATAGCACCCAGCTGGATCGGGCATTACCTGCGACCTTGGCTATTCGTTCTGATCGGTTAATCATTCTCGATTTCCACCAATTGGATATCTAGGTAAATTTCCACGCGACGGTTTTCATCATAATTTGTTTCATCAACCAGGGGGTGAAAGGGACCATATCCAGAAATGGAGAAATAAGATTCTGGAATGCTTGTCTCCCCAATGAGGAACTGCGCAACCTGATGGGCTCTGGCTGTTGATAAATCCCAATTGTCCCTAAATCGTGAGGATCGGCCCAGGGGTACTGCATCAGAATGCCCTTCGATGCGAACGTTAATTTTTACGGTTTTTCCTGATGCTTCCAGTTTGGCAAATATGTCTTTGTTCCGCACAGGAATTTTTTCCAGCTCTAATCCGCCGATTATCCGGGCAACCGCTCTTAGATAAAATATGAAATTGATGACAATTTGATCCTCACCAGATTCAAAAAAGGTTTGATCACCAATGGCAGAGGGGATGAGAAGTTTGATACCTTTGGGGCCTGCATGTTCAACGTAGAGCCAGTCAAGTTGGCGGTCCTGCTTCTCTTTCATCACCTTGGCATAGATGACGTCTTTCATCTGGTCAGCAAATTTGAAAGTGGTGTTTGCATCCTGTTCAGCTTTAATAATCAAAAGCAGAAAGAAGGCCAGTAGACCAGTGAGGAGATCACTATAGGTAACCTTCCACGAGTTGGATGCCCGTTCAGAAGTTAATGATAGGTCAGGCATATGATATTAGGTCGTGGTTTGTCTTGCTGCCTTCCGCGTATCTTTGTCTACAAATGTAAGCAGTTTCTCACGCATGATGAGTGGGTGTTCTTTGGAGTGGATACTAAGAATTCCGGCCTTTATTATATTGAGACCATGAACTTCTGCATCTGAGCGTGCCTTCAACTTCCCGGCAATGGGAATAAAAAGCAGATTAGCCAATAACACACCATAAAAAGTAGTGACCAGGGCGATACCCATACCCTGCAGCAGGGCTGACATAGAATCCTGTGCCCCTGTAGCATAACTGTCTACACTGGAAGTGGATGCCTGACGTGTCATCATGAGGATTAACCCCATCACGGTTCCAAGCAATCCGAAGGCAGGGGCGTATGAACCCATATTATAGAAAATCTCCTGACCATTTGAATGTCGATCAATCATGGAGTTGAGTTCATTGTCGAGAAAATTTTCAAGTTTCTTGGGGTCTCTTTCCAGAATCGCATTCTCGAGACCCATCTGTAGATAATGGTTGTCTACTCCATCCAGAATGGTTTCCAGAGAGGGCAGCCCTTTTTTCCTGGCTTGCTCAGAATATCCAGCAAGTTCATCAATAACTTCGAGATGATTGAAGGAACTTCCATTTGAAAAAGCTTGAAGTGAAACCTTTAGCATTCCGATGACATTCCTTAAAGGATAATTCACCAATGTGGCTGCAAAAGTCCCCCCTAATACAATAGCCAGGCCACGAAGGTTGAAGAATGTATCTGGAGGCGTAAAAGTACCAGGTTCGGACATTCCAAAAAAGACCAGGAACAAGCCGAAAATTAATCCAATTATGGTTGCAATATCCATATTCTCCCCTTGGGATTCGATCTATAATTTTTGGAGCAATTTACTCTGGATACAATGTATTTGCCCAGTCTAAAAGACTCTCAATTTGACTATCGCTCAAACTTGCGCCTGGGTGCAATAGCAGATAGGGCAGGATGGGCATTTTTCCTGCTTCTAAAACTTCCAATATTTCATCGGCAATATCCGTGCTATCAAAGGCATCCATACCTGAAAATTCTGAAAAATTCAGATGCTTTCTGCCTTCGACAACGTCTCGCGTAATGAGGAATGATCCTGGGGCAATGCGGCTGTACCAGGGCCATTCAGTTTCATTTGAATGACAATCATAGCACGAGGTTTTAAGTATTAATTTTATATCTGACGGCGCCGAGGCATCCTGAATAATCGGTGGGTTTGTCTGATTGAGCGGAACAAGTTGCATGATGATGAACAATCCGACAATAACGATCAGTATAATTTTTGTTCGCGTCACAAAATTCTCCTTTAAAAACCAATTATGACAACATAATTAATGAGGAGGAAATATAAAGTCTTATTTGGGTGAGATTCAGGTTGCAAGTGCTTCTGATAAATAAAAAACGGGAAGCAAGCTCCCCGTTTTTTGAGACAATATTTGACTTAAAACTTATAACATGCGAAGACGGTTGTCCATTATCTCAGCATTCTCGCGAAGGGCTTCTAGATATTTATTCCAGATTTCATTTTGTCGCGTTTGTGTCAGGCCATTATATAGATCGTCATATTGAGCTGCAAAGTCTTCCTGGTTGAAGTCTGAACGAGCATTTAGTCTGACTATAATAGCACCGCGAGGTGTATCAAAAACAGGTGAAATTGAACCAGTTCTGGCATTTTCCAGAAAACCAAAAATCTCATGGACTCGACCCAAACCTTTGAGGCTGGCATTACCCATGGCCCCCGTGAGGCTTTCGTGGACCAAATCTTCGCGATCATCCAGTTTCACGCTGGCCCAATCATTTTCAGCATCTAGCTGGGTGAGAAGGGCGGATGCTGCATCATTTGCCAGGGACTGCTTTTTCTCATTCATCAATTTGCGTTCGATACTGACCTTGGCCTGATCATAAGGTCTGGGACCAGCTGGAGTGATTTCTGAGAGCATGAAAATTGCGAAATGTGTCTCATTCTGCATCACCTTACTGTGAGTACCAACTTCAGAGAGGAAAGCAAAACGGACGGCCGATTGAAAAGATCCAACACCAGATACAAAGGTGTCCTTTTGATGGAGTTTATTGCTGGCTTTTGCACTCATCCCCAGTGAATCAACTGCTTTTTCAAACCCGACCTCGTCAGCCATAAATTCAAGGTTTTTCAAACTTCTTCTGATTTTATCGCGAGTGGTTTCGCTGGGTAGAATTTTTATGAGGATATGGCGGGCTTCAACTTCGGGCTGACCTTCAACTTCTCTCGTAGATTCAACTTTGATGAGGTGATAACCAAACTGAGTTAATACAGGGCCTACAACTTCACCTACTGGAGCTGCAAATGCTGCATCTTCAAAAGGTTTAGCCATTTTACCTTTTCCAAACCAACCAAGGAATCCACCATTTGGAGCTGAAGGACCTTCAGATTGAATTTGAGCTGTGGCTTCAAAAGATGCGCCAGCGACTATATCAGCTTTGATATCCTCAATGAGGTTCAGGGCTCGTGTGGAGTCTGATGCAGTGGCTTTAATCTCAGTTGCAACCACTTGCAAGCCGCGTGTTTCATCCTGCTGATAATCTTCAATGTTCAGGTCATAATAATTTTGCGTCTCTGCTTCGGAGATTTCTACTTCATCATCCTTCCAGAGGGAGGTTTTCACGAAAAGATAATCCAGGTCATAGGAGATATTGTTTTTCATGTACTCTGCCCGGACTTCTGCATCTGAGACCTGAGTGGTAGCCAGTACCTTTTGCTGTAATTTTTCAACCGGGACGATGGAGGCAACCTGTTGCCTCATGGCAGCCCAAAAACTACCGGCTTGAGGGGAATTAACTGCTTCCTGATAGGCGTTATAGTCGAATTCTCCAGCTTCAGAAACAAAATATTGACGAACGCTGGGGTGAATATTTTCAGAGAAGTAGTATTTTATCTCATCTGCAGAAACAGATATGCCCTGTTTCTTTATCTGCTGTTGAATAAGCAGTTGAGTCACCATGGTTTCCCATACTTGATCCGTTAACTGGGCCATTTGCTGTTCTGTTGGTTCGGATCCGTTGCGTTGTCTATAGTTTTCCCGCTCATTTTGTAGAGAACGCATGAAATTTTCTCGGGAAAGCTCCTCGCCATTTACCATAGTAAAGGCATTGGGTTGATTACCGCTGAGCAGGTCCGTGATATCCGCACCTCCAACCAATCCACCTACAGACATGGTCAGTACGAAGACAACAACCAGAAATATCATGATCCCAGCCATGTTGTCCCGCATTTTATTCATCACACCCATTTTGTTATTCCTCCTGCGCTACTCATAGCGTATAAAAATTTTGGATTTAAAAAAAGCCGCCCAATATAGTTTCACACACATGGGGTTGCAAGGGTGGCTGACACTGAATTAGAATAGTATTACATTCAATTTTTATATGGTTGCAAGTTGTCGTCGGAAAAGCAGATATGGATACCTGGAATCCAATCATGATACCAAATCCAGAGAAAACAAAAGATCTGCTTCATGACAATTATGACAATATTAATCGCATTAAAAGTGCCAATGAATATATTCCTCGAATGACAAAACAAATGTTTAGATTCAATCGCTCTCATAACACCCTAATAATTATTAGCATTACAGCGCTTATCATATCTTGCCAAGGAGATTCAATGCACGACTCCCACCCGTATACAAACAGACTCGCTAAATCATCTAGTCCCTACTTACTTCAACACGCCCATAACCCAGTTGATTGGTATCCATGGGGGGATGAGGCATTTGAAAAAGCACGGCTGGAGGACAAACCAATCTTTTTATCCATTGGTTACTCAACCTGTCACTGGTGCCACGTGATGGCTCATGAATCTTTCGAGGATGAAGCCGTGGCCAAGCTCATGAATGAGAATTATGTATGTATAAAGGTCGATCGAGAAGAGCGCCCCGACATTGATCAAGTCTACATGGCTGCAGCGACTACCCTCATCGGGCGAGGGGGTTGGCCGCTCACCATTGTGATGAGTCATGATAAACGGCCCTTTTTTGCAGGGACCTATTTTCCCAAGGAGTCCGCACCAGGGAGGATGGGTATGTTAGACCTCTTACCCAAAATTACCGAAGCGTGGAAGACACAAAGAGCAGAAATTGAAGGTGCCGCTGATCAAATAATGCATGCATTGCAGCAAAAGACACCGGAACAGGCTGGTGAATTATTGGATGGTGATGTGCTTGCCAAGGCCAGTTCAGACTTCAAGCGAAATTATGATTCCTCCAAAGGTGGCTTTGGGTCTGCGCCTAAATTCCCCTCACCCCATAATCTGGTATTTTTACTCCGGGAAGGGTACCGAACCGATGATTCTACAATTTCTAACATGGCGCTTCACAGTCTCAAGGAGATGAGACTAGGGGGTATTTTCGATCATATCGGCTTTGGCTTCCATCGATATAGCACAGATGCAAACTGGCATGTCCCACATTTTGAAAAGATGCTTTATGACCAGGTAAACCTCATGCTGGCATACACTGAGGCTTGGGAACTAAGCCGTGATCCTCTATTTCTCCAAACTGTAGACGAGATTTTCGCCTATCTCTCAGACAAACTAAAGGCTCCCACAGGAGCC
Above is a genomic segment from Candidatus Neomarinimicrobiota bacterium containing:
- a CDS encoding OmpA family protein; translation: MPDLSLTSERASNSWKVTYSDLLTGLLAFFLLLIIKAEQDANTTFKFADQMKDVIYAKVMKEKQDRQLDWLYVEHAGPKGIKLLIPSAIGDQTFFESGEDQIVINFIFYLRAVARIIGGLELEKIPVRNKDIFAKLEASGKTVKINVRIEGHSDAVPLGRSSRFRDNWDLSTARAHQVAQFLIGETSIPESYFSISGYGPFHPLVDETNYDENRRVEIYLDIQLVEIEND
- a CDS encoding SurA N-terminal domain-containing protein; protein product: MGVMNKMRDNMAGIMIFLVVVFVLTMSVGGLVGGADITDLLSGNQPNAFTMVNGEELSRENFMRSLQNERENYRQRNGSEPTEQQMAQLTDQVWETMVTQLLIQQQIKKQGISVSADEIKYYFSENIHPSVRQYFVSEAGEFDYNAYQEAVNSPQAGSFWAAMRQQVASIVPVEKLQQKVLATTQVSDAEVRAEYMKNNISYDLDYLFVKTSLWKDDEVEISEAETQNYYDLNIEDYQQDETRGLQVVATEIKATASDSTRALNLIEDIKADIVAGASFEATAQIQSEGPSAPNGGFLGWFGKGKMAKPFEDAAFAAPVGEVVGPVLTQFGYHLIKVESTREVEGQPEVEARHILIKILPSETTRDKIRRSLKNLEFMADEVGFEKAVDSLGMSAKASNKLHQKDTFVSGVGSFQSAVRFAFLSEVGTHSKVMQNETHFAIFMLSEITPAGPRPYDQAKVSIERKLMNEKKQSLANDAASALLTQLDAENDWASVKLDDREDLVHESLTGAMGNASLKGLGRVHEIFGFLENARTGSISPVFDTPRGAIIVRLNARSDFNQEDFAAQYDDLYNGLTQTRQNEIWNKYLEALRENAEIMDNRLRML
- a CDS encoding OmpA family protein, producing MINRSERIAKVAGNARSSWVLSYGDTVTLLICFFIMMITVRAGQINKVHAWVNDRLDEASGEVQVAMDNAGIEEISVSRNSKGVQITLKDPRLFEVASAQPVSTHLYQLDAVAASIQNLHIFHLLDTEHAAFLKELESSGLRWQVEIRIEGHTDDMPLTRNALYRDNWELSAARAQSIMIQLQERTGLPASIFAIGGFGEFQPIGDNSTQAGREINRRVEIFIGASLVQSL
- a CDS encoding heme-binding domain-containing protein; translated protein: MTRTKIILIVIVGLFIIMQLVPLNQTNPPIIQDASAPSDIKLILKTSCYDCHSNETEWPWYSRIAPGSFLITRDVVEGRKHLNFSEFSGMDAFDSTDIADEILEVLEAGKMPILPYLLLHPGASLSDSQIESLLDWANTLYPE
- a CDS encoding MotA/TolQ/ExbB proton channel family protein; its protein translation is MDIATIIGLIFGLFLVFFGMSEPGTFTPPDTFFNLRGLAIVLGGTFAATLVNYPLRNVIGMLKVSLQAFSNGSSFNHLEVIDELAGYSEQARKKGLPSLETILDGVDNHYLQMGLENAILERDPKKLENFLDNELNSMIDRHSNGQEIFYNMGSYAPAFGLLGTVMGLILMMTRQASTSSVDSYATGAQDSMSALLQGMGIALVTTFYGVLLANLLFIPIAGKLKARSDAEVHGLNIIKAGILSIHSKEHPLIMREKLLTFVDKDTRKAARQTTT